The Dyadobacter subterraneus genome window below encodes:
- a CDS encoding ABC transporter ATP-binding protein, with translation MAKTVIRFENVSKLYQLGEISTGTISRDLSRWWAVSRGKPDPVSKIGEAPKKHSDKVLWALSDISFEITQGEVLGIIGGNGAGKSTLLKILSRVTKPTSGAIRIRGRIASLLEVGTGFHPDLTGRENIFLNGAILGMRKHEIRDKLDEIVAFAGVEHYLDTPVKRYSSGMYVRLAFAVAAHLEPEILIIDEVLAVGDVAFQKKCLTKMKDVSQSEGRTVLFVSHNLASVKSLCPKSVFLKNGKLDYLGETDLAIDQYLENLSHNQSEYYFDSEEIHEASLTYLKITDNKNQPLITFLNKDPWQLKVGFHVRYPVSNLVVSVGLMTSENILIRNISSQAFQAENGNYEAFFLENEIIYGAGTYQIILSLSVNNHIIQQIDDGIFINFEETQPQHSFLITKNKSLILNEMNVRIYSV, from the coding sequence ATGGCAAAAACTGTCATCCGGTTTGAGAATGTTTCAAAGCTTTATCAACTGGGAGAAATCTCGACCGGAACTATTTCCCGTGACCTTTCCAGATGGTGGGCAGTTTCGAGAGGCAAGCCTGACCCTGTCAGTAAAATTGGGGAAGCTCCAAAAAAGCATTCAGATAAAGTGCTTTGGGCTTTATCCGATATTTCTTTTGAGATAACGCAGGGAGAAGTTTTAGGAATTATTGGAGGCAACGGCGCAGGAAAGTCAACGCTGCTGAAAATTTTGTCCCGCGTCACAAAACCAACAAGTGGAGCAATCAGGATCAGAGGTAGAATTGCATCTTTGCTTGAAGTTGGAACCGGTTTTCACCCAGACCTCACCGGCCGCGAAAATATTTTTTTGAATGGCGCAATTCTGGGAATGCGAAAACATGAAATCCGCGATAAACTGGATGAAATTGTTGCCTTTGCCGGTGTTGAACATTATCTTGATACTCCCGTCAAGCGCTATTCATCCGGAATGTACGTCCGTCTGGCTTTTGCAGTCGCCGCGCATCTGGAACCCGAAATACTTATTATTGATGAAGTTTTAGCCGTTGGAGATGTTGCGTTTCAGAAAAAGTGCCTTACTAAAATGAAAGATGTTAGCCAAAGCGAAGGCAGAACAGTACTTTTTGTAAGTCATAATCTGGCATCGGTTAAGTCCCTTTGCCCAAAAAGTGTTTTTTTAAAAAATGGTAAACTGGATTATTTGGGAGAAACCGATTTGGCTATTGATCAGTATCTTGAAAATCTTTCACACAACCAAAGTGAGTACTATTTTGACAGTGAAGAAATTCATGAAGCTTCACTAACATATCTAAAAATCACAGATAATAAAAATCAGCCACTTATTACATTTTTGAATAAAGATCCCTGGCAACTGAAAGTTGGCTTTCATGTGCGATATCCAGTTTCAAATCTGGTTGTATCTGTTGGTCTTATGACATCCGAAAATATTCTGATAAGGAATATTTCGTCTCAGGCATTTCAAGCCGAAAATGGGAATTATGAAGCATTTTTTCTTGAAAATGAAATTATTTATGGTGCCGGAACATACCAGATCATTCTTTCTCTTTCAGTCAACAATCATATTATTCAACAAATTGACGACGGTATTTTTATAAATTTTGAAGAAACGCAGCCTCAACATTCCTTTCTTATTAC
- a CDS encoding ABC transporter permease, protein MDNSEEKWDLEIVAHTGLFDINWREIWLYRDLIFLFVRRDLVATYKQTILGPLWFFIQPILTTFIYVMIFGNMAKIPTGGSPKILFYLGGITIWNYFQECLVKTSETFIANQNLFGKVYFPRLITPISIVISCLLKFLIQFSLFIITWLYFLFQKTPDISPNFTILLLPVYIILMSGLGFSFGILISSLTTRYRDLRFVISFGIQLLMYATPIVYPLEIASEKYRWLLLLNPVTSIVEAFRYSFTGHGNFSYYNLTYSALFILTSLFFSIIIFNRVEKTFMDKI, encoded by the coding sequence ATGGACAATTCAGAAGAGAAATGGGATCTGGAAATTGTGGCTCATACAGGATTATTCGATATAAACTGGCGTGAAATCTGGTTATATCGTGACCTGATTTTTTTATTTGTCAGACGGGATTTGGTTGCAACTTACAAACAGACAATTTTAGGTCCACTCTGGTTTTTTATACAGCCCATCCTGACGACATTTATTTATGTCATGATTTTTGGTAATATGGCCAAAATTCCAACCGGCGGTTCTCCTAAAATCCTTTTCTATCTCGGCGGAATTACGATATGGAATTATTTTCAGGAATGCCTGGTCAAAACTTCTGAAACCTTTATTGCCAATCAGAATTTGTTCGGTAAAGTTTATTTCCCAAGACTAATTACGCCCATTTCCATAGTCATTTCCTGTCTTTTAAAATTTCTAATTCAGTTCAGCCTTTTTATAATTACCTGGCTTTATTTTCTGTTTCAAAAAACACCTGACATAAGTCCCAACTTTACAATTTTACTTCTTCCGGTTTACATTATTTTGATGTCAGGATTGGGTTTCAGTTTTGGCATATTGATTTCGTCCCTTACAACCCGTTACAGAGATTTACGGTTTGTAATTTCCTTTGGAATACAACTGCTGATGTACGCAACGCCAATTGTCTACCCTTTGGAAATCGCTTCCGAAAAATACAGATGGCTTCTACTCTTAAATCCTGTCACGAGCATTGTTGAAGCTTTTCGTTATTCATTTACCGGCCATGGAAATTTCTCGTATTACAATCTGACTTACAGCGCATTATTCATTCTGACAAGTTTATTTTTTAGTATAATAATTTTCAACAGAGTTGAAAAAACCTTTATGGATAAAATTTAA
- a CDS encoding SDR family oxidoreductase: MKTYSTHTSLSIAEKVVLITGAYGLIGQTIAYAFLQQGAYVILADLDECKRNKLEDKISKTFPPRQFLFQTLDITDEASCQKAMIEIILKFGRLDVLINNAGLDAKFDKESLGKVNHGRFENYPTHLLRIAIEVNLTGTILITQSACHQMIKQKSGNIINVASTYSVVAPNQNLYDYGDGKQNFKPVDYVASKSFIPNFTRYLATFYSREGIRCNAIVPHGIYNNHDEPFLENFARLSPLGRMCNREELIGPFTFLASDASSYMTGSLLTVDGGWTAW; this comes from the coding sequence ATGAAAACTTACAGTACACACACTTCTTTATCTATTGCCGAAAAAGTTGTACTCATAACAGGAGCTTATGGTTTAATCGGACAAACAATTGCCTACGCATTTTTGCAACAGGGTGCATATGTTATTCTGGCTGACCTTGATGAATGCAAACGAAATAAGCTTGAAGATAAAATTTCCAAAACTTTCCCGCCGCGTCAGTTTCTTTTTCAAACGCTGGATATCACAGACGAAGCAAGTTGCCAGAAAGCAATGATAGAAATTATTCTAAAATTTGGTCGGTTGGATGTGCTAATTAATAATGCGGGTCTTGATGCCAAGTTTGATAAAGAATCTTTGGGGAAAGTAAATCATGGCCGCTTTGAAAATTATCCAACGCATTTGCTTCGCATTGCAATCGAAGTAAATCTTACAGGCACAATTCTGATAACACAATCTGCTTGCCATCAAATGATTAAGCAGAAATCAGGCAATATAATTAATGTCGCTTCAACCTATTCCGTAGTTGCGCCTAACCAGAATTTATATGATTATGGAGATGGAAAACAGAACTTCAAACCGGTTGATTACGTCGCTTCCAAATCCTTTATTCCCAATTTCACCAGATATCTTGCCACTTTTTATTCACGTGAGGGAATACGTTGCAACGCCATTGTTCCGCACGGGATTTACAATAATCATGACGAGCCGTTTTTAGAAAATTTTGCCCGCTTGTCTCCACTTGGACGCATGTGCAATCGCGAAGAACTTATTGGGCCCTTTACTTTTCTGGCTTCGGATGCTTCCAGTTATATGACAGGATCACTGTTAACTGTGGATGGCGGTTGGACAGCCTGGTAA
- a CDS encoding Gfo/Idh/MocA family protein gives MMKKDDPILIFGAGSIGERHIYILQNLGYRNIWIYRQRNLPLRNIDKKIVNIFSDLIKIDQIKPKAAIICTPTFQHLEQALFCAERGIHILIEKPLSHNLTDCDKLITASIKHNVHVQVAYMLRYHDFFQDIKSIIENNKMGNLLSMQTYWGEYLPDWHPWEDYRQSYAARKEQGGGAALTLSHDIDLLNWLSESAVTSWKILKNYRSSLEINVESGADILIGYENGITAHCHVNFHELNSKRSYRFVFDEGSIEIDFLLSIMTTFYQKKTIIKTIPDFNRNELYKAQTLDFFKKINDGNFREGSLRSLEESKVIISICQ, from the coding sequence ATGATGAAAAAAGATGATCCCATTCTGATTTTTGGCGCTGGTTCCATAGGGGAAAGGCATATCTATATTCTCCAAAATTTGGGTTATCGTAACATCTGGATTTATAGGCAACGTAATCTTCCGCTTAGAAATATTGATAAAAAAATAGTTAACATTTTTAGTGATCTCATAAAAATTGACCAGATAAAACCAAAAGCTGCAATCATTTGCACGCCCACTTTTCAACATTTAGAACAAGCTTTATTTTGTGCAGAACGAGGAATTCATATCCTGATTGAAAAGCCGTTATCTCATAACTTAACTGATTGTGATAAATTAATTACGGCTTCAATTAAACACAACGTACATGTCCAGGTTGCGTACATGCTTCGTTATCATGACTTTTTTCAGGATATCAAATCGATTATTGAAAATAACAAAATGGGAAATTTACTTTCCATGCAAACTTATTGGGGAGAATATCTGCCCGACTGGCATCCATGGGAAGATTACCGACAATCTTACGCTGCCAGAAAAGAACAGGGCGGAGGAGCTGCACTCACGCTGAGTCATGATATTGATTTGTTAAACTGGCTTTCGGAAAGTGCTGTAACAAGCTGGAAAATCTTAAAAAATTACAGATCCTCACTCGAAATAAATGTTGAATCAGGAGCTGATATTCTAATAGGATATGAAAATGGTATTACTGCTCATTGTCACGTCAATTTTCACGAACTAAATTCGAAACGCTCATACCGTTTTGTATTTGATGAAGGATCCATCGAAATAGATTTTCTTCTATCAATAATGACAACTTTTTATCAGAAAAAAACCATCATCAAAACGATTCCGGATTTTAACAGAAACGAGCTTTATAAAGCGCAGACATTGGATTTTTTCAAAAAAATTAATGATGGCAATTTCCGGGAAGGCTCTTTACGCTCACTCGAAGAATCAAAAGTAATTATCAGTATTTGTCAATAA
- a CDS encoding acylneuraminate cytidylyltransferase family protein translates to MKNILAIIPARGGSKGLPGKNIRPMSGHPLIAYSIKAALDSPSISRVIVSTDSEEIAQIAKKYGAEVPFLRPSRFAEDLSTDLEVFTHTLEWLEKNENYKPDMVVQLRPTSPVRFIHDIEICIHKMQSSEADSLRIVTPAFNTPFKMWVLDEASTQMQPLLQQDVISESYNQPRQNLPEVYWQIGTLDVIRTDVITRQKSMSGQNILPYIIDQQYAVDIDDLESFKRAEKMILKYDCIKF, encoded by the coding sequence TTGAAAAATATCTTGGCGATCATTCCTGCAAGAGGTGGCAGTAAAGGACTTCCTGGCAAAAACATCAGGCCTATGTCCGGACATCCTCTAATCGCTTATAGCATAAAAGCTGCGTTGGATTCTCCCTCCATCTCCCGTGTTATTGTTTCAACTGATTCCGAGGAAATCGCACAGATTGCAAAAAAATACGGAGCCGAGGTTCCTTTTTTACGGCCTTCGAGATTCGCAGAAGATTTAAGTACTGATCTGGAAGTTTTCACACATACGTTGGAATGGCTGGAAAAAAATGAAAATTATAAGCCCGATATGGTCGTACAGTTACGCCCGACGTCTCCCGTTCGTTTTATTCATGACATAGAAATTTGTATTCATAAAATGCAAAGTTCAGAAGCCGATAGCCTTAGAATTGTCACGCCTGCTTTCAATACACCATTTAAAATGTGGGTTTTGGATGAAGCAAGTACACAAATGCAGCCATTGCTGCAACAAGATGTGATCAGTGAATCCTATAATCAGCCGCGTCAGAATTTGCCTGAAGTTTATTGGCAGATTGGAACATTGGATGTAATCCGTACCGATGTTATTACAAGACAAAAATCCATGTCCGGCCAAAACATTCTTCCTTATATCATTGACCAGCAATATGCTGTGGATATTGATGATCTGGAAAGTTTTAAGCGCGCAGAAAAAATGATACTGAAATATGATTGCATAAAGTTTTAG
- a CDS encoding N-acetylneuraminate synthase family protein has protein sequence MNNLNYQQPKIIAEIGCNHIGSMDIAKELIHLAKECKADYAKFQKRNPKELLTKEQFTAPHPVPYQSYGQTYGEHREVLEFNIDEHRELKKYAENLGIEYACSVWDITSAQEIISLNPDYIKVPSASNCNFEMLVLLRDEYCGDIHLSIGMTTWDEIEKIIQFFEETNQAKKRLVVYSCTSGYPIDFKDVCLLELRKLYFHFKSRVKEFGFSGHHLGIAIDIAAYTLGAKWIERHFTKDRAWKGTDHAASLEVPGLQKLVRDLHHTYNALNFKQKDILDVEISQREKLKTHIH, from the coding sequence ATGAATAATTTGAATTATCAGCAGCCAAAAATCATTGCAGAAATTGGCTGCAATCACATAGGCAGCATGGATATTGCCAAAGAATTAATTCATTTGGCAAAAGAATGCAAAGCAGATTACGCCAAATTTCAGAAACGAAATCCAAAAGAATTATTAACAAAAGAGCAGTTTACCGCCCCTCATCCTGTTCCGTATCAATCTTATGGTCAAACCTATGGCGAGCACAGAGAGGTATTGGAATTTAATATTGATGAGCATAGGGAGCTGAAAAAGTATGCAGAAAATCTTGGCATTGAATATGCTTGTTCTGTCTGGGATATTACTTCCGCTCAGGAAATAATATCACTCAACCCGGATTATATAAAAGTACCCTCTGCCAGTAATTGCAATTTTGAAATGCTGGTTTTGTTACGAGATGAGTACTGCGGAGATATTCATTTGTCCATTGGAATGACAACTTGGGACGAAATTGAAAAAATCATACAGTTTTTTGAAGAAACAAATCAGGCTAAAAAACGTCTGGTTGTTTATAGCTGCACTTCCGGATATCCGATCGATTTTAAAGATGTCTGCCTGCTTGAATTGAGGAAATTATATTTTCATTTTAAAAGCCGAGTAAAAGAATTCGGGTTTTCCGGTCACCATTTGGGCATTGCCATTGATATCGCAGCTTATACACTTGGCGCAAAATGGATTGAACGTCACTTCACCAAAGACCGAGCCTGGAAAGGTACAGATCATGCAGCATCTTTGGAAGTACCTGGTTTACAAAAGCTTGTAAGAGATCTTCATCATACATATAACGCTTTAAATTTCAAACAGAAAGACATTCTGGATGTTGAAATAAGTCAGCGGGAAAAATTAAAAACACACATACATTGA
- a CDS encoding GumC family protein → MTKGNEGAFFEEFLNHSDSLDFQKVFKVILSRWYWVAGSLFLFGISCFLFLKLVKPKYVASINLKYLDKQTELDEITSTKPTYLINDGSNEYLTEKYNIQSQEVVENALINLKYPFTFYRLKDFRRIDIYPYQPLSVKVISFDELKFEKGKFSIDPELNFSYQTENDYKTFKLIKGAICSVPGLSFQIELININEKFNFEFDYNNPSTLARDFIKRIEVSEIEDQMPVLTVSFKHHNKPFAKNFLEMLLESYLTYDLRQKQQSSDLTLQFIDNQLRLYSKTLKDAAHKLEIFKQKNTVFDVSTSAVGISEKTRDIEQRKNESEIQKAYIKALEKNLGNTFESVNYLSVGLDGTTDAVLIGLLEQFNSLISKRKELLIKYSYNAPAVKNLDEELVKSRRQILDNIKLQQQKNSGTIRILDQNLASLQKQFRQIPALEKNLLYLQSDFEVNKNIYSLLLNKQIESSIVRAGMLPSFRIITLMKVEKIFPKPVQIITLSLFLSLLTGVSSIFIIRYFNKTFVDIDLPKSGKNIHLLGLIHHFEQRKGKETSFDLNMLLTDQSIFTESISALRTRLSFLKSDEKLYPEKGKQILITSQQSGEGKTFVSINLALSLTKIRKKVIVIGCDLRKSKLHYFFGDLNEKGLSSYLQKKTDLKELIKSSIISNLDYIPAGAPPFNPAELLQLDLFQDLLSHCRKEYDYVFLDSAPVGLVSDNIPLLNQSHTVLFILRWLHSHKDAPRLAEKLAADYEIDKIEVVINDFYPDNLYNSISSSPSYTDQYGYDYQGNSYFNKNSNGKFANVKKKLGLQN, encoded by the coding sequence ATGACAAAAGGGAATGAAGGTGCTTTTTTTGAAGAATTTCTTAATCACTCTGATTCCCTCGATTTTCAAAAGGTTTTCAAAGTGATTCTTAGCCGCTGGTATTGGGTGGCAGGATCACTTTTCCTTTTTGGTATCAGTTGTTTTCTTTTCTTGAAGCTTGTCAAACCAAAATATGTTGCGTCGATAAATCTTAAATATCTCGACAAACAAACCGAGCTTGACGAAATTACCAGCACAAAACCTACCTACCTGATTAATGATGGTAGTAATGAATATCTGACTGAAAAATATAATATTCAGTCTCAGGAAGTTGTCGAAAACGCTTTAATAAACCTTAAATATCCTTTTACGTTTTACCGTCTGAAAGATTTTCGTCGTATTGATATTTATCCCTATCAGCCGCTGTCGGTGAAAGTGATTTCATTTGACGAATTGAAATTTGAAAAAGGAAAGTTTTCCATCGATCCGGAGTTAAATTTTTCTTATCAAACTGAAAACGATTATAAAACTTTCAAGCTTATCAAAGGCGCAATCTGTTCTGTACCAGGTTTATCTTTTCAAATTGAGCTGATAAATATTAATGAAAAATTCAACTTCGAATTTGATTATAACAACCCATCAACCTTAGCCCGGGATTTTATAAAACGTATTGAAGTTTCTGAAATTGAGGATCAAATGCCTGTTCTAACAGTTTCATTCAAACATCATAACAAGCCATTTGCAAAGAATTTTCTGGAAATGTTACTGGAATCTTACCTAACTTATGACTTGCGTCAGAAACAGCAATCATCGGATCTTACGCTACAATTTATTGATAATCAGCTGCGTCTTTATTCAAAAACTTTAAAAGACGCAGCACATAAATTGGAAATTTTTAAACAGAAAAACACGGTTTTTGATGTAAGTACTTCGGCTGTCGGGATTTCTGAAAAAACGCGGGATATTGAACAGCGAAAAAATGAATCAGAAATTCAAAAAGCATATATAAAAGCCCTCGAAAAGAATCTTGGAAATACTTTTGAATCGGTTAATTATTTATCCGTTGGACTGGACGGAACGACCGACGCTGTACTGATTGGATTACTTGAACAATTTAATTCACTGATTTCCAAAAGAAAAGAATTACTGATAAAATACAGCTATAACGCACCTGCTGTTAAAAATCTGGATGAAGAGCTGGTAAAATCGCGTCGACAAATACTAGACAATATAAAACTTCAACAACAGAAAAATTCAGGTACAATTCGGATTCTGGATCAGAATCTGGCTTCACTTCAAAAGCAATTCAGGCAAATTCCCGCCCTCGAAAAAAATCTACTTTATCTGCAAAGCGATTTTGAAGTCAATAAAAATATCTATTCATTATTGCTGAACAAGCAAATTGAATCTTCGATTGTAAGAGCAGGAATGTTGCCGTCATTCCGCATTATTACGTTGATGAAAGTTGAAAAAATATTTCCTAAACCTGTTCAAATTATTACACTTTCATTGTTTCTCAGTCTTTTGACAGGTGTATCTTCCATTTTTATTATACGTTATTTTAATAAAACATTTGTTGATATTGATCTGCCAAAATCTGGTAAAAATATTCACCTACTAGGACTAATTCATCATTTTGAACAAAGAAAAGGTAAGGAAACCAGCTTTGATCTGAATATGCTTTTAACCGATCAATCCATCTTTACCGAATCCATCAGTGCGCTTAGAACGCGATTAAGTTTTTTAAAATCCGATGAAAAATTATATCCGGAAAAAGGAAAGCAGATTCTGATCACTTCTCAGCAATCGGGTGAGGGAAAAACTTTTGTTTCAATAAATCTTGCTTTATCGCTAACAAAAATTCGCAAAAAAGTAATAGTAATCGGCTGCGATTTACGAAAATCAAAGCTGCATTATTTTTTTGGAGACTTGAATGAAAAAGGTTTGAGTAGTTATTTACAGAAGAAAACGGATTTAAAAGAGCTGATCAAATCTTCAATTATATCAAATCTGGATTATATTCCTGCCGGTGCTCCCCCATTTAATCCAGCTGAACTTCTGCAACTGGATTTATTTCAGGACTTACTGAGTCATTGCCGAAAGGAATACGATTATGTTTTTCTGGATTCTGCACCTGTCGGGTTAGTTTCAGACAATATTCCTTTGCTAAATCAGAGCCATACAGTATTATTTATATTAAGATGGCTACACTCCCATAAAGATGCGCCCCGACTAGCCGAGAAATTGGCAGCAGATTATGAAATTGACAAAATCGAGGTTGTAATCAATGATTTTTATCCTGACAATTTATATAATTCGATAAGCTCATCTCCATCTTACACTGATCAATATGGATATGACTATCAGGGGAATTCTTATTTCAACAAAAACAGTAATGGAAAATTCGCTAATGTAAAAAAGAAGTTAGGATTGCAGAATTGA
- a CDS encoding tyrosine-protein phosphatase, with translation MIPTIVETANSGILSSLGLDLHMHVLPGIDDGAQNLQDSLALIDAHYRAGIRKIIATPHIRIDFFKNTQESIHNAWTELTNVTTEQYPDLEIKYAAEYFADDYFLTLLEKREILPVSGNYVLVETSLRHDMPYFRDILKEMILQGYQPVVAHPERYQAWHNKPERYAEIYELGVIFQINLLSIGGAYGPTEQITAERLIQQGWIGALGSDLHRVSQYKYIKEAVENPYFKSLKDAKLLNHTLQSD, from the coding sequence ATGATACCCACTATTGTTGAAACTGCAAATTCCGGAATTTTAAGTTCGCTCGGTCTTGATCTCCACATGCATGTATTGCCCGGCATCGATGACGGTGCCCAAAATTTGCAGGATAGTCTCGCGCTTATTGATGCACATTACCGGGCAGGAATTAGAAAAATTATTGCCACACCACACATTCGGATCGATTTCTTCAAGAATACGCAGGAATCAATTCACAACGCCTGGACAGAATTAACCAACGTCACAACAGAGCAATATCCGGATCTTGAAATTAAATACGCCGCAGAATATTTCGCTGACGATTATTTTTTAACACTTCTCGAAAAAAGAGAAATCTTGCCAGTTTCTGGAAATTACGTTTTGGTGGAAACATCATTGAGACATGATATGCCTTACTTTCGGGATATTTTAAAAGAAATGATTTTACAAGGTTATCAGCCAGTTGTAGCACATCCGGAAAGATATCAGGCCTGGCACAATAAGCCTGAACGTTATGCAGAAATTTATGAACTGGGTGTAATTTTCCAAATAAATTTACTTTCCATAGGCGGCGCTTATGGCCCAACCGAGCAAATTACAGCAGAAAGGCTCATTCAACAGGGCTGGATTGGCGCGCTTGGAAGTGACCTTCACCGTGTAAGTCAGTATAAGTATATAAAAGAGGCAGTGGAAAATCCTTATTTCAAAAGTTTAAAGGATGCCAAACTGCTAAATCATACTTTACAATCTGACTAA
- a CDS encoding polysaccharide biosynthesis/export family protein: MFSRINSCVGLLLLAITISCATQKKSPTIISEKLITAPVQKSTGAYLIQPGNKLLIHNLNWSSRLFPEPDKIENRQSISESGYPAQVNSEGNINMPEIGKIHVSGLTRSQLADSLIYRYKDIIRDPIFDVEITNLRVKVLGACTIQGLVTLDKETQTLDEVLAKAGGIKYNEAGNSIQIIRGDGKEQKIIEYDFQQMGNPQIMNISVFDNDIIYVPPSREGIRSVRLSRKLVILQPVLIALNLALLIVNITR; the protein is encoded by the coding sequence ATGTTTTCACGGATCAACTCCTGTGTAGGTTTGTTGCTATTGGCAATTACCATAAGCTGCGCTACACAAAAAAAGTCTCCTACAATAATTTCTGAAAAGCTTATAACGGCACCTGTACAAAAAAGTACAGGTGCTTATTTGATTCAGCCAGGTAATAAATTGCTGATTCATAATTTAAACTGGTCATCCCGCCTTTTTCCAGAACCTGATAAAATAGAGAACAGACAATCTATTTCAGAAAGCGGCTATCCTGCTCAGGTTAATTCCGAAGGAAATATCAATATGCCCGAAATCGGAAAAATTCACGTTTCCGGTTTAACAAGATCACAACTTGCTGACTCACTAATTTACAGATATAAAGACATTATTCGCGATCCGATTTTCGATGTTGAAATAACAAATCTACGCGTAAAAGTATTAGGAGCCTGCACCATTCAGGGCCTTGTAACGTTGGATAAAGAGACGCAAACATTAGATGAAGTATTGGCAAAAGCGGGTGGAATAAAATACAATGAAGCCGGCAATTCGATTCAGATTATCCGCGGAGATGGCAAAGAACAGAAAATCATCGAATACGATTTTCAGCAAATGGGAAATCCCCAGATAATGAATATTTCGGTTTTCGATAATGATATCATTTATGTTCCGCCTTCACGGGAAGGAATTCGTTCCGTTCGCTTATCCCGAAAACTTGTTATTCTTCAACCAGTACTCATTGCGTTAAACCTAGCTTTGCTCATTGTAAATATTACCAGGTAA
- the glf gene encoding UDP-galactopyranose mutase: MAQYDYLIVGAGLWGSVFAHEATKRGKKCLVIDRRPHTGGNTYCENVEGINVHKYGAHIFHTNDKDIWDYVNSFVEFNRYTNSPVANYNGELYNLPFNMNTFYQLWKVRTPEEAKAKIQEQVKEAGITDPRNLEEQAISLVGVDIYKKLIKGYTEKQWGRKATELPDFIIKRLPVRFTYDNNYFNDKYQGIPIGGYNKLTEGLLEGIEVRLDTDFFKNRDELSALAETVVYTGQIDEYFDFSHGSLEYRSLRFDNQLLEQENYQGNAVINYTDAETPFTRIIEHKHFEFGTQPKTVITHEYPSEWTTGAEPYYPVNDDKNTEVFSQYKELAKNEENVIFGGRLAEYRYYDMHQVIGSALKKVKVHFGE; encoded by the coding sequence ATGGCACAATACGATTACCTTATAGTAGGTGCAGGGCTCTGGGGCTCTGTTTTTGCACATGAAGCTACAAAAAGAGGAAAAAAATGTCTGGTTATTGACCGACGCCCACACACTGGTGGAAATACTTATTGCGAGAATGTTGAGGGTATTAATGTACACAAATACGGAGCGCACATTTTCCATACAAACGATAAAGACATCTGGGATTATGTTAATTCATTTGTAGAATTTAACCGATATACCAATTCACCGGTAGCAAATTATAACGGAGAACTTTACAATCTTCCTTTTAATATGAATACTTTTTACCAGTTGTGGAAAGTACGTACGCCGGAAGAAGCAAAAGCCAAAATTCAGGAACAAGTTAAAGAAGCGGGAATTACTGATCCGAGAAATCTTGAAGAACAAGCTATTTCTCTGGTTGGTGTAGATATCTACAAAAAGCTGATCAAAGGATATACTGAAAAACAATGGGGAAGAAAAGCGACCGAACTTCCGGATTTCATAATCAAGAGACTACCGGTTCGCTTTACTTACGATAATAATTATTTCAACGACAAATATCAGGGTATTCCAATCGGTGGCTATAACAAGCTGACCGAAGGATTATTAGAAGGTATCGAAGTAAGACTTGATACCGATTTTTTCAAAAATCGTGATGAACTAAGTGCGCTTGCGGAAACGGTTGTTTACACAGGTCAGATTGATGAATATTTCGATTTTAGCCACGGCTCACTTGAATACCGCAGTCTGCGTTTTGATAATCAATTACTTGAGCAGGAAAATTATCAGGGAAATGCCGTAATTAACTATACCGATGCTGAAACGCCGTTTACAAGAATTATCGAACATAAACATTTCGAATTCGGTACGCAGCCAAAAACGGTGATCACGCACGAATATCCATCAGAATGGACCACCGGGGCTGAGCCTTATTATCCTGTCAATGACGATAAAAATACTGAGGTTTTCAGCCAATATAAGGAATTAGCGAAGAATGAAGAAAATGTTATTTTCGGAGGAAGACTGGCAGAATATCGTTATTATGATATGCACCAGGTAATTGGATCGGCTTTGAAAAAAGTTAAGGTTCACTTCGGCGAATAA